Genomic window (Candidatus Zixiibacteriota bacterium):
TTCAATGCTAGCTACCAAGCTCCTGCTTGGTAACTATGAACCAGGAATAAATGACCTGACAGCTTAAGGAAAATAATTTTCTCGAAAGGAACGTGAATTTCAATGATAGCTACCAAGCTCCTGCTTGGTAACTATGAACCAGGAATAAATAACCTGACAGATTAAGGAAAATAATTTTCTCGAAAGGAACGTGAATTTCAATGCTAGCTACCAAGCTCCTGCTTGGTAACTATGAACCAGGAATAAATGACCTGACAGCTTAAGGAAAATAATTTTCTCGAAAGGAACGTGAATTGGATTTAATTATATTCGAGGATAAAAATGCTGATGGTTTCTATCCCCTATCGGTATCTCATCCTGTATTCGATTTGTTTTATGGATGCTATAACATTGTCGAACGCTATCGAAGGTTTTTCAAGCCTGACAACATTTGTTTAAGCTGCCGCGAATATTTGGCTGATGTTGCCCGCGAAAAGTATGAAGTTTCCGTTAATAACTTTGACGCCATTAAGAATGATTGCCTGCTTATTAATGCGGCTTTGATGCCGGATGTTCAGCTATATAACCAGCTTTTAAATGCCAAGCCTGATACTGCATTTATTAGCGATAATGCATTAATCGGCGCCAGACTATCGGCTGATAAATTTAATGACCTGAGTGCTGAAAACGGCTTGCTGTTCGAGGCTGATAATTTTCGGAGTATCTCAAATATTATCGATATAAAAGACTCGATGTTTAAACATCTATGGGATATCGTTAATTATAATGGCAGAGCAATTGTATTTGACTTGAAACATATACCCGGCATCAGCAGTTGGCAAAGCTCTTCTTTATCGAAAAAATATGGCAGTAATGTTTTTGTCCATAAAACTGCTCAAGTTTTCGATGACGCATTTATCGACGCCTCTGCGGGACCGGTAATAATAGATGAGAACGCTGTAATCGAGGCGCGGACATTGATTCAGGGACCGGCATATATCGGCAAAAACAGCCGGGCTTTGGCGGGTATGATAAGAGAAGGCTCAAGCCTTGGGCCAACCTGTAAAGCAGGCGGCGAACTTGAGGAAACGATTATCATGGGTTGTTCAAATAAAGCACATGAGGGATTCATCGGGCATGCCTATATTGGAGAATGGGTAAACCTTGGAGCATTGACGACCAATTCGGATTTGAAAAACAATTATTCCGAGATACAAGTTCAGTTAAACAGCCAGCTTATTCCGACAGGTTCGATTAAGGTTGGCTGTTTCATAGGTGATCATACTAAAACAGGCATAGGCACGCTCCTTAATACCGGAATGGCGATAGGGTTTTGCTCGAATATATATGGCGGAGCTTTATTTACCGATAAGGAAATCGGTCATTTCAGATGGGGAACTCCCGGTAATCTTGTTGATTTCAAGTTTGAAAAAGCAATTGAAATAGCTAAAATAGCTATGAGGCGTCGGGATATAAAGTTTACATTAGCTTACGAGAAGCTTTTTAAACATATTGCCGATACTGTTTGATTAAAGACTTGCTGCTGCACACAGACATGCCTTAGAGACAAGGTCTTGTGCCAGCTGTTGGGATTATTATGAGAGCATTAGCAAGAAAGTATTGGTTTACATCAAGGATTAGGAGGACAGCTTGCCTGAATTGAGAAAAGATCCAATAATCGGAAGGTGGGTTATTATTTCTACAGAGAGAGGCAAGCGGCCTACTGATTTTAAGAGCGTAACGAAAACCAGGAACCAGAAATTATGTCCATTCTGCAGTTCAAATGAAAGTTCGACGCCGCCGGAGGTTTTTGCGATTAGAAATAACGGTTCGGCTCCTAATACGCCGGGTTGGACGCTGCGAGTGGTGCCGAATAAATTTCCAGCTTTGAAAATTGAGGGCGATTTAAACCGTGAAGGAGTCGGTATTTTTGATAAAATGAACGGCGTTGGCGCTCATGAGGTAATTATCGAGACGCCTGATCATATGAAAGACCTTGCCGATTTAGAGTTTGAGGATTTCAGGAATGTTTTGCGCGCCTTCCGTGAACGGATTATCGAATTGAAAAAAGACTCTCGCTTCAAATATATACTGGTATTTAAAAATCAGGGCGAGTTAGCGGGCGCCTCGCTGGAACATTCTCATTCACAACTAATCGCAACTCCTATTCTGCCAAAAAGAGTCATGGAAGAATTAAACGGCGCCAAGCGGTATTATGATTATAAAGAAAGATGTATCTACTGCGACATTATCAGGCAGGAATTAAACGACAATATTAGAATCGTTGCGGCCAATAACATGTTTATAGCGATAGAGCCATTTGCCTCACGTTTTCCGTTTGAGACATGGATAATGCCGCGTTTTCATGAATCCAACTTTGAAACGATAAGAGGCGAGGCAATAATAAGTTTGGTATCTTTGCTGAAAGAAACACTGCAAAAGCTTCGAACAGCTCTAAATGACCCCCCCTATAATTTAATGATACATACCGCACCGTTAGACAACTATTATCCAAAAGAATATCATTGGCACATTGAAATTATACCCAAGCTTGTGAAGGTTGCCGGTTTTGAATGGGGCACAGGTTTTTATATTAACCCGACAACACCTGAGGATGCCGCCCGGTTTTTAAATGAAGTTAAGCCTGTTTCGGTTTGATTCATATAACCCCATGAAGGAGAAATAAATGAGTTCATTACAAATAGCATATATATCGCCTGAGGTTGTTCCTTTTGTTAAAACCGGCGGGCTTGCCGATGTAGCCGGAGCCTTGCCGGATGCATTAGCAAAAATGGGAAATACCGTTAAAGTATTTCTGCCATTATATTCATCCATCAGTAAAAAGAAATACGGAATAAAGCCCTTGAAATCCGATATTCCGATAACGGCCGTATCCAGTCAAGAGACATTCGATCTGTATCATAGCTCTGAAAAAACAGCCGGCTGCGAATATTATTTTATCAAGATGGATAAATATTTCGACCGAGATGATTTATATCTGTCGCCTGAAACCGGCAAGGACTATAAAGATAATGACGAAAGGTTCATTGCATTTTCCAAAGCGGTCTTGGAATCTATTATCGCTTTAGAATGGAAACCGGAAATAATTCACTGCAACGACTGGCAGTCCGGTTTGATTCCCGCAATAATAAAATATATTGATTACGGCGCCGGTTATTTTAAACAAACTCGAACGGTTTTTACAATTCATAATATAGCCTATCAAGGGCTATTCCCTGCCAAGACGTTCCTCAAACTCGATATAGAAAAGACATTATTTTTCCCCACCAGCGGGTTTGAATATTATGGCAAAATCAGCTTTTTAAAAGTCGGGCTTAATTTCGCTGATGTTTTAACAACTGTATCAAAACGATATGCCAAGGAGATTCAATCATCCGAGGAATACGGCTGCGGTATGGAGGGAATTTTACGCGACCGCACTAATGATCTTTATGGCGTTCTTAACGGGATAGATTACGATATCTGGGACCCAGCAGCGGATGAGCTGATAAAAGCAAACTACCAGCCTGATAAGCTCGCCAACAAAAAGAAGAATAAGAACGCTTTGAGAAAAATAAACAAGCTGCCGATGGTGCGTCGGGATGTTCCTCTTATCGGTATGATATCCCGCTTTGCAGACCAGAAGGGATTCGATTTGCTCGCTGAGGCAGCCGATGACATTTTCGAGCTTGATATACAGATGGTTATTCTTGGCTCCGGCGATGAGAAATATGAAAAGATATTTGCTAAACTTGCGAAAAAATATCCTAAAAAGCTGGCGGTTAATGTAAAATTCGATAATAAACTGGCACATCTTATCGAGGCTGGTTCTGATATGTTTTTGATGCCCTCTCGCTATGAGCCATGCGGCTTAAATCAGCTTTACAGTTTAAAATACGGAACCGTGCCGATTGTGAGAGAAACCGGCGGCTTAGCTGATACAATAACCAACTGCAACCCGGTTAAAAATACCGGCAATGGTTTTGTGTTTAAAGACTACGACAGCAGTGAATTGCTTAATGTCATTAAATTTGCCGTGGAGGTTTACAAGAGTAAAAAAGCCTGGACCGATATTATGAAGCGGGGCATGATGCAGGATTTCTCATGGGACAGCTCAGCGAAAAAGTATATGCAGATATACAAGAAAGCGTTAGAGAAATAGGCATTGCCGGTATCGGGTAGGGGATGCCTGCACGATAATGTTGGTGCACGGGGACGTACACCAACCACGGCTTTTATCAACAATCTGGGGCATCCGCTTAATGAAGACAACCCTGCTTTTTTAGTTTTTAGCTCTGGTTACCAAGCGCCGCTTGGTAACCAGAGGGTGCATCCGCCCAAGGCGGGCGTTTTTGCTTTTTTAGTTTTTCGTTGTTACGCTGACACTATCACATAGTATCGGCGGCACTTTACCCATACAATGAGGCCACATCGCAACAGCGGCAAGGCTTTGTGTTTTGCCAATATCGACTATTCTTTTCAGCGTTTTATAGGCATTGCCGGCTATCATGACATCTTTAACCCTGCCGACTATTTCGCCTTTTTCGACATATAAACCGGGACTGGCGCCGACTGAAAAATCGCCGTTGGGTATATTGCCGCTATGAGCACCCATCGCTCCCTCGATGATTATACCTCTGTCGATTAACTTTATCATCTGAGCTAAGGATTTCTTGCCCGGTTTAATCTGCAGATGAGCCAGGGCAGGACTGCCCTCATAGCTATTGCCCGTCGAATCAGTGTTTAGCTTGCTGGCATAACACAGATCCGAATAGAAGTTTTTCAACACGCCTTTTTCGATAATCTTCATCGGCTTAGTCGCCACTCCCTCATCATCGAAAGCGCGCGCGCCCGGGAATCTGTCATCATGTGGGTTGTCAACGATAGTGAGCTTTTCATCAAATATTTTTT
Coding sequences:
- the glgA gene encoding glycogen synthase GlgA, giving the protein MSSLQIAYISPEVVPFVKTGGLADVAGALPDALAKMGNTVKVFLPLYSSISKKKYGIKPLKSDIPITAVSSQETFDLYHSSEKTAGCEYYFIKMDKYFDRDDLYLSPETGKDYKDNDERFIAFSKAVLESIIALEWKPEIIHCNDWQSGLIPAIIKYIDYGAGYFKQTRTVFTIHNIAYQGLFPAKTFLKLDIEKTLFFPTSGFEYYGKISFLKVGLNFADVLTTVSKRYAKEIQSSEEYGCGMEGILRDRTNDLYGVLNGIDYDIWDPAADELIKANYQPDKLANKKKNKNALRKINKLPMVRRDVPLIGMISRFADQKGFDLLAEAADDIFELDIQMVILGSGDEKYEKIFAKLAKKYPKKLAVNVKFDNKLAHLIEAGSDMFLMPSRYEPCGLNQLYSLKYGTVPIVRETGGLADTITNCNPVKNTGNGFVFKDYDSSELLNVIKFAVEVYKSKKAWTDIMKRGMMQDFSWDSSAKKYMQIYKKALEK
- the galT gene encoding galactose-1-phosphate uridylyltransferase, encoding MPELRKDPIIGRWVIISTERGKRPTDFKSVTKTRNQKLCPFCSSNESSTPPEVFAIRNNGSAPNTPGWTLRVVPNKFPALKIEGDLNREGVGIFDKMNGVGAHEVIIETPDHMKDLADLEFEDFRNVLRAFRERIIELKKDSRFKYILVFKNQGELAGASLEHSHSQLIATPILPKRVMEELNGAKRYYDYKERCIYCDIIRQELNDNIRIVAANNMFIAIEPFASRFPFETWIMPRFHESNFETIRGEAIISLVSLLKETLQKLRTALNDPPYNLMIHTAPLDNYYPKEYHWHIEIIPKLVKVAGFEWGTGFYINPTTPEDAARFLNEVKPVSV